cgatgctactagacgctcttaccatggtcCGATGGGtggaatcagaaatgagttctgacattcttgaacAAAGTGTTGAtaaaaagaatgaggctaactagggtaagcccgaataagaataaatgttattctgaatcacatggagatgtgaacccacggctagctgtatccctgaaccattgagggtcacacaagtatcggtttctgtgttcccgttaagatagtcaaatttcaaggagttggaatttggcgacaatagtttgatggagatcaaacatgaagcttataaaggagtttatgagctgattccataggatggaagaaatggaagttagcatgattgctaaataaggaaggagaatggaactgcctgttttgtgaaggagttcactaaaaccgGCAGTTGCCGAATTTGGTAGCTGCTATATATATGGTAAGTTCTaaatttggtaaatgaaaattttgatcttcgaaattttttattttcattatatgaacaagatttataTCCTTGGTATATCggcgctctcggatcgtcgatcggggttataatgagttcggaatcaattttttgtgtgaattttgaatttactaattaaattattgtgctagtagtggtgactactaacatgcacaaattcttatatatgttctagaggagtctagaattaaattaaccaatcagttaatttataaattaaataatggttatttactttaattaatgtacatatttattttatatggtgatataaaatatgtgtaaatgatattattatatcatgtattattaaaagttaataaatacattatataaatattaattatatgagtgttttaatataatgaaattattagagttCTTGTATGAGAAGGACTCCTAATtggattaggagtctcactctatatatacacCACTAGGACTCATAATAAACTAACCTAATATTTGctcataaaagaaaacaaaatctcTCCAATCAAAAATCCAACTCTCGGCCATAACAttgagaaagaaaataaaaaaattttggccaCTTTTTGGTTTTTTCCTCCATCGTTCTTCCATCTCCGtcttttggaaattcggagatTACAATCTCAACGCACAAATTGTTTGATATTACTAGTGCAATCCAAACAAGGAATTCAGTTTCTGATCGTGGATCAAATTAGACGATCAAAGGAGAAGAGCTgttcgtagagatttacaagTAGCACTATCTCCGCATAAAAATCAGAATAGGTTGGAGTCCAAGCGTTAAgaacgcaaaggtataattctaaacaccctatgaatgtttttaaacacacgacgcccaagaacaaaatttttaaacttccgctgcgtcttgggtgcgagagcACGATGTCACAACCGTGGTATCAGAGCTGGTAATTCTCAatcgtgtgttttaattaaattgcgttgattttattatttctaaccgcgtaagaatttttaagaataacgccctaaaaattatttttgaaaaatcggtttttgaagaaaaaaatttttggGTCTTCCCGGAACTGTTTCGGGCAGACGCGTGCGGCCCAGCGTCGCGCGGTGCACGCGCACGGCTGCGCAGCGTTGTCCGTACGTGCACAGCTGCGCAGCGATGCGCGCGCAGGCGGCAGCGTGTCCGCCAGCGCCCGATTGGATCGGGCCGCGATCACGCAGTGGGCGGGCAGCGCGGGCAGGTGCCCGAGAACGTATCAGGCACTGTGACAGGCTTAggggaagattttcaaatttttcaaaattctgggaactaaaatgaaatttttgaaatacaGAAGATTTTACCCCCTACAAcaatttttacaaaattaaattcttacaaaataaataattcaaatatgattttaattatttatggtaaaaggtgttttacaaaaatttaattatttgaaattaaataaaagtgtttatttaattttataattatggcggttagtgataatttacgagataaacgatttattgataatatgtgatattatcgtatttatataatatatgatattatatgttaaaaggatgatcgagagccatgACCAATGTGCTATGTGTATGTTAGGATTTTTTTTACATGTTGTAATTTTTGATTCTTTGATAATTAAAACTGGACCTGGTTTATGGTCCGTTCCCACCCCCTAAATTTGTATCCCAATCTGCcatgaaaatttaatgtaaatattagatttagtgggtgatcaagatttgaagacggTGGACCCGAGATCCTCAAAAggagttttgaagatcgaagacgtgtaaattttttaagcttatgtaatagttgcatttgcatccctgcatttacCTAGGTTATAAACATGGATCCGTATGTGACTCGTACGGATCAATTAGCTCTCGGTTATCGATCatcctttattattatttatgatgtatgtgatatattataaataatcagtatgtgcattattatataataacaagagttgcatgaatccggcaatcatataaacaaacatggcacgagttttaaaattaatgatgagacaaatttttaaaattaaaatcccacattttggatgagatccaaaatttaaatcaagcccattaaaaagataattaaaagaaagtttaataattccttgccttccatcaacggtggttgcatgatgaacgctacccgcgctcagtgtctggctcatattattggggaggccttgacgccggaaagctgtgacttccactgacatatttgatgtgaactacgtggaactcccattacttcggctcatattattggggatctcatggcgaccgtccactaaggttcaacattgatgggtcaggtttgacacgtgaagagaaaggggatcatattattggaccctcctcaaacgtgaggcaaaattaCGTAATGGTTGCAAGGAGTTGCAATTGGGCTCTACCTTTTGGaagttatgattggctgatattattcgggatcaaaATTTTGCAATTGGGCCTTGCGTACTCACTAAAGAAATTGTATTTCCcgtttttcatcagagggtggtgagaATGTCGAAATAGTGGGAGGCAATTCGTAAAAACAAAATtccatattttacgtcttacaaaatattttaaaataatcagtaaCGCTTGTTCTGTTTccttttcagtatatttacaaTGTCGTCACGAAACCCACTATCTGTTATACTCGATCAAAATAAGCTAACAGGACCAAATTATCTTGATTGGCTGAGGAACTTGAAAATTGTTTTGAATTCCGAAAAGATAGCATATGTGCTCACCAAGGCTCCTTCTTAGACGACTAAGCCAAATGCCACTAAGGAGGAGCTGGCTGACCTTGACAAATGGTGGGATCATGACTTGCAAGCCAAGAGCTTTATGCTAGCTTCTATGTCAAACGAGCTGCAGAGGCGGTTTGAGGAAGctgtgaatgctgctgacatttacGGCCACCTGCAAGAGTTGTATGGTGAACAAACACGTCCACTGAGGCACGCTACTGTCAAAAAACTCATGACATCATGTCTGCGAGaaggggcctcggtccatgagcatggcgtgaggatgattgggctcattgaAAAGTTAGTGGGCCTGGACCTTGTTATCCCCAATGAGTTGTCCACGGACATTCTACTACTGTCGCTGCCATCGTCGTTTGATgggtttgtggtgaacttcaatatgaacaagttGGAGGCCAGCCTTGAAGAGTTAGTCAACATGCTGACAAGTTATGAAGCCACCATTAAGAAGGAAAAACATGTTTTCCTCATTGGCTCTTCGTCCGAGACGAAGAAAGGGCCTAAAGGAAAGGGCAAGAAGCGTTCTCGTCCttcaaagaaaaacaaacccaacaaGAAGCGAGTAGCAAACACTTCAAAGGGGCCCAAAAAGCCTGAAAAAGGAGAAGATGTTTGCTTCCActacaagaagcctggacattggaagcgCAATTGCAAGGAATATCTcgcccagaagagttctggcaatggtatgttctttattgaaataaatgtctcaattaattcaacttcttgggtattggataccagATCTGGATCTCATCTTTGCAATAATTTACAGGTGATGACAAGAAGTAGAAGACTGGGAGAGGGTGAGACCTTCCTAAGGATGGgtaatggagcaagagttgctgcgaTAGCCATAGGAGACGTTTATTTAATATtagacaataattttaagttaatttttagAGACGTTTTGTTTGTTTCGGATTtagttaaaaatattgtttccatttctgtgcttgataaagatggattttcttgtttatttagcaaaggtgtttgcaatatttacaagattgaatgtttgattggaacggGTGAAATACAAAACGACCTCTATAACTTAAgaataaaagatatttcaaaCAAACATGTCTAAGTAAACAAGATAACaacgaaaaacaaaaaaaaacaagatagTCTAAACCAAGCACAAGTGTGGCACGCTaggctaggacatatttcccaaagaagaatgcacaagctagtgggagaaggcatgtttgactcgtcagacataaactctctagagacatgtgagtcctgtctgaaaggaaaaataacCAAGGCCCCTTTCCTAGGGaaagtggaacgtgcacatgatctgttggatttgatccatacagatgtgtgtggcctgctaagtgttagcacgagATTTGGCCATTCCTTCTTCATCACCTTCACCGATGACTACTCGAGGTATgtgtatgtgtatttaatgaaatacaagtctgaagtctttgaaaagttcaaagaattcagagcagaagtagagaaacaacTAGGAAAGAGTATTAAAACACTATGATCAGATCGAAGTGGAGTATACTTGAATACTGAGTTTCAAGACTACCTtaaagagaatgggattctctcacaatGAACTCCGCCATCCACACCCCAATTGAATGGTGTGTCAGAATGTCGTAATCGgacattgatggacatggtccgatctatgatgggattcactgaattgccgccatccctttggggatatgcgcttgaaacAGAGGCAAAGTTGTTGAATCaagtccatacaaaggcagtggataaaactacatatgagatatggatgggaaagccgcccaaatattcttatttaagaatatggggatgccctgcttacgtgaagcaaacaatgggagacaaattggatagtagagccaatttgtgctactttgtgggatatccaaagaacTCTATTGGATATTACTTCTATTATCTCAGTGAAACAAAGGTCTTTGTTTCAAGGAATACCACTTTCTTAGAGAAGgagtttctattggatagaaaaagcgggatgatagaactcgatgaGATTCGAGAATCACTTACTACACAAGTAGCAGAACCCACACCCCAACAGCCAATCAAAGAAACACAAGCTCTTAGAAGATCCGAAAGGATCTCGAGGCCGCCTAATAGGTTGagcctgcttcttgaagagggccaaggTGAGCCCAttcttggatgtgatccaagaaattTCAATGAAGCATTTTCTGATGCCGATTTAtttaaatggcttgaagccatgcagtctgagatgaactccatgtattcgaaccaagtatgatccttagtagatccacctgtgggaattgttcccataggatgcgaatggatttacaaaaggaaacttggagcggatgggaaggtggtgaccttcaaagctagaCTGGaagcaaaaggatatactcaaaatcaaagtattgactatgaggaaacattttctccagtagcaatgttcaagtccattagaatactgctagccatagcagcatggtatgactatgaaatatggaaaatggatgtgaaaacagcattccttaatggggatattaaggaagagatttacatgtctcaacctgaaagattCACATCAGTATGAAGTGAGCATAAAGAATGCAGACTTCAGAGATCCATTTATGGACTCAAACAGGCATCAAAGTactggaacctcagatttgacaacaccatcaaagagtttgatttttccaaaaatcctgaggaaccttgtgtatacaagaaggttagtgggagtgcagtaacattcctagtactttatgttgatgacatactactcattgggaatgatgtagggatgttgcagtcaactaaagtatggttagctgataagttctccatgaaggatatgggtaaaacatcatatgtattaggaatacagatctatagagatagatcaaagagaatgctagggctcacccaatccacatatattgataccatactgaggagattctctattgagtagtccaagagaggatatctcccaatgtctcatggtgtgaatctatccaagtctatgtgccctaagactgatgaagagatgGAAACCATGAGCCGCATTACATATGTGTCTGCCATAGGCAGTATtctgtatggtatgatatctactcgaccTGATATTGCATATGCACTGAGTGTTGCAAGACGATATCAGTCGAATCCTGGTCCACTGCCTTGGAAAGTAGTGAAggacattcttaagtacttgagaagaactaagaatttgttcttggtatacgggagtggagaactaaaattggaaggttacactgattctagcttccaatcagaagtggatgattcgaaatcgacctccgGATTTGTATTCAAtctcaatggtggtgctgtctcttggaagagttccaagcaagacaccacagcggattcaaccactgaggccgaatatatAGCTACATctgctgcagcaaaggagggtgtttggatgaggaatttcatccaagagttgggtgttgataggctcataatattttgtattttattgtcgTATCTCTCATTGTTATAACTACCAATgtgcttaattgacacatttttgtgtgattttatatTTAGAAAGAAGTTTTCTACTCTTGCGAGAAATCTGGGCTAAAAAGGGTGATTTTATATCCCAATTAAAGTTGCCGATTTGATCTTAGTTGAAGACGTggagcagaaaaattcagaagatgtTTTTGCATAAGGCGTGATCATGCTTTGTAACGATTCCTTGGCTGCCTAGTGAGAATTAGGAATTTTTATTTAAGGAAGAAAAACAAGATagagttttttccataaaaaaactctatattcttGGAGGA
The DNA window shown above is from Primulina huaijiensis isolate GDHJ02 chromosome 12, ASM1229523v2, whole genome shotgun sequence and carries:
- the LOC140990713 gene encoding secreted RxLR effector protein 161-like, with amino-acid sequence MSHGVNLSKSMCPKTDEEMETMSRITYVSAIGSILYGMISTRPDIAYALSVARRYQSNPGPLPWKVVKDILKYLRRTKNLFLVYGSGELKLEGYTDSSFQSEVDDSKSTSGFVFNLNGGAVSWKSSKQDTTADSTTEAEYIATSAAAKEGVWMRNFIQELGVIPQTVDPVPVYCDNTGAVAQAKELRTLQRSKHILRKFHIIREIVGRGDISVERVASADNVADPLTKPLPGPLFEKHRKAMCLRSMDSWL